One genomic segment of Ictalurus punctatus breed USDA103 chromosome 12, Coco_2.0, whole genome shotgun sequence includes these proteins:
- the LOC108272670 gene encoding apolipoprotein A-I, which produces MKILVVIAIAVFTGYQASVIRQDEAKPSIEMVKDAFWDYVSKATLTTEDILQKIKEFEMGQEVNIRISESGDAINQYAVAVSGQVTPLTQELLAKMSQEVEQLKARLQQDISSVKTQLEPYIEELTSDIQQQVEQWKKDVAPYTDSQQPEALKAALLQKNEELKINLEKSVSELQDKLGPQAEELEKHLQDFQKNIALFVQNNGKVPQTLDPYTQDLKTQLTALWDSFTKNIQ; this is translated from the exons ATGAAGATCCTTGTTGTTATTGCTATTGCTGTTTTTACTG GCTACCAAGCCAGTGTTATACGACAAGATGAGGCCAAACCCAGTATAGAGATGGTAAAAGACGCATTCTGGGATTATGTGTCCAAGGCAACACTAACAACCGAAGACATCCTGCAGAAGATTAAGGAGTTTGAAATGGGGCAAGAAGTCAA CATTAGAATCTCTGAGAGTGGAGATGCCATCAACCAGTATGCTGTGGCCGTTAGTGGTCAGGTGACTCCTCTGACTCAGGAACTGCTGGCTAAGATGTCCCAGGAGGTCGAGCAGCTGAAGGCACGTCTGCAGCAGGACATAAGCTCTGTGAAGACCCAGCTGGAGCCGTACATTGAGGAGCTGACGTCAGATATCCAGCAGCAGGTGGAACAGTGGAAGAAGGACGTGGCTCCCTATACAGACAGTCAGCAACCTGAGGCTCTAAAAGCTGCTCTGCTCCAGAAGAATGAGGAGCTGAAAATTAATCTGGAaaagagtgtgagtgagctTCAGGACAAGCTGGGACCACAAGCAGAGGAGCTGGAAAAACATCTGCAGGACTTCCAGAAGAACATAGCTCTGTTTGTTCAGAACAATGGGAAGGTGCCCCAGACATTGGATCCATACACCCAAGACCTGAAGACCCAACTCACTGCTCTTTGGGATTCATTTACCAAAAACATTCAGTAA
- the apoea gene encoding apolipoprotein Ea codes for MKLVAVILALSVISGCQGSFMFQDEPKTHWEEMVDKFWEYVNGVSSRAEDMKNSIQATQLGRELDTLISDSMAELQMYTDDVKLKLAPYAEQMAQRVQDDLQLLSNKLRVHMEEAKVQITAYSQELQTIVEQNRDELQNKVNAYIRKLKKRLNKDTQEIKKKAETYLEEVQARAAQHADDVNERLKSYFDVVRQNAEDKFNTLKDLLNDQSQQMMEKWEKLKEQAEQFKMNLYTPFQKKMEEVKNWFQQFFN; via the exons ATGAAATTGGTTGCTGTAATCCTTGCCCTTTCGGTCATCTCAG GCTGCCAGGGAAGCTTCATGTTTCAGGATGAACCTAAAACCCATTGGGAGGAGATGGTGGATAAGTTCTGGGAGTATGTAAATGGTGTGAGCTCCAGGGCTGAAGATATGAAGAACAGCATACAGGCCACCCAACTTGGAAGAGAGCTTGA CACACTGATCAGTGACAGCATGGCTGAGCTGCAGATGTACACTGATGATGTGAAGTTGAAGCTAGCACCCTACGCTGAGCAGATGGCTCAAAGAGTGCAGGATGATCTTCAGCTGCTGTCAAACAAGCTACGTGTACATATGGAGGAGGCAAAGGTTCAAATTACAGCTTACAGCCAGGAGCTCCAGACCATAGTAGAGCAGAACAGAGATGAGCTCCAGAACAAAGTCAATGCATACATCCGTAAACTGAAGAAACGCCTCAACAAGGATACGCAGGAGATCAaaaa GAAAGCAGAAACATACTTAGAGGAAGTCCAAGCTCGTGCTGCTCAGCATGCGGACGATGTGAATGAGCGCCTGAAGTCTTATTTTGATGTAGTACGTCAGAATGCTGAGGACAAATTTAACACCCTTAAAGATCTGCTGAATGACCAATCTCAACAAATGATGGAGAAATGGGAGAAACTCAAAGAGCAGGCTGAGCAGTTCAAAATGAATCTGTACACCCCGTTCCAGAAGAAAATGGAGGAGGTTAAAAACTGGTTTCAGCAATTCTTTAATTGA